DNA sequence from the Acidobacteriota bacterium genome:
CATCATCAGCGGGTAGGGCGACAGACCGAGGCCCGAGGCAGCCTCCAGGACAACCGGCGTCAGCAACACCACCGCCGGCGCACCATCGAGGCACTGGCTGAGCAGACTCGAAAGAAGGACCAGCGCCGCCAGCACCGCGTACGGCCCGGCCGGACCCGCCAGTTCCATCACACTGCTCGCCAACAGGGCCGCCGTCCCGCTGCTCTCCATCGCCGATCCGACCGGCAGGATCGCCGCCACCAGGAAGATCGCCCGCCACTCGACCGCCCGGTAGGCCTCCTCCATCGTCAGCGCGCCGCAGAGGACGATCAGGCTCGCCGACGCGAACGCGGCGACCTGAATGGGTGCAAGGCCCGTCACCACCAGCCCCACCATCAAGGCGAGGCATCCGACGGCAAACGGCGCTTTGTTCATGCGGCGCGGCTCCTCCGCGACATCCGAGAGAAGGACCAAATCCCGCTCCCGGGACAGCAGACCGAGCCGGCCCCGGCGCCCCTGCAGTAGCAACGCGTCGCCCACCCGTAGCGCGAGCTCCGCCAAGCCGCTGCGGATCGGCCGCCCCTCGCGCCAGATCGCTAGCACCTGAACCCCATAGCGATCGCGGAATTCAATCTCCTCGAGACTCCGCCCCGCGAGACGGGACCGGGGCGCCAGCGTGGCCTCGGCCATGCCCACCTCCTCGGACTCGAACGTGGGCGCCGAAACGCCGGCGGTCAACTCGACGCCGCCCATGCGCAGCAGGGCGCGCAGGCGCCGTTCCCTGCCCTTGACGAACAGCTGGTCTCCGGCCTCGAACCGGATCTGGGGGCCCGGTCCCCAGATCACTTCGCGACCCCGCTCGACCGCCACCACGGTGAGTTCCATCAGCCGGCCCATCCACTCGACACCCGCGCCGCTGGCCAGAAGCGCCGAGTTCTCCGGTACCCGAATGACCAGCAGCGGTTGATCGTCGAGGCGGTGAAGGACGGCGGGGCCGGTCTCCTCGATCTCGAGCACATCGGAGGCGAGCTCAGGCGCGTCGCCGCCAAACAGCCCGTAGAGAAGATCTCCTTTCTCTAGCGGCAGATCGCCAAGCCGGTCGACATGGACCTCGCCGTCGCGTTCCACCGCGATCACGAACACCCGCCAGTGCTCGCGGAACCGAGTCTCGGCCAGCGTGCTCCCGGCCAGCGGAGACACGGCCGGCACCCGCGCCCTGAGCGCGGTCACGCCCGCCTCCGGCGCGCCGATCTCGCCCGTCGTGGCCGTGCCGAGGGTCGTGGCCGTGCCGACATCGACGCCCTGGAGGCGCAGCATCTGCTGCACCTCCTCGGCATCGCCCTGCACAACCAGTTCGTCGCCGGCCAGCAGGCGCATGTCGTCCTTCGGCGCCAGCCGCCAGTCCTCGCCGCGCGCGATGCCGAGAAGCTGCACGCCAAGCGTCGTCCCCAACCGCGTCTCGCGCAGGGTCGCCCCGTCGAGCTGCGAAGCCGCCGGAATCCGGATCGAGAACAGGCCCTCATGGAGGCCGTAGAGATCCGCGAGTTCCGATTCACGCCGACCCACCGCTCCGGTTCTGCGACCCGGCAGCAGCCGGCGCCCCAGGGTCAGCATGAAGGCCACGCCGCCCAACAGCAACACGAGGCCGAACGGCGTGAAGTCGAAGAGGCCGAACGGCTCGAGTCCCCGGTCCCGCAGCATCGAGGCCGCCAGGATGTTCGGCGGCGTCCCGACCATCGTCGCGGTACCACCCAGAATGGCTCCGAACGCCAACGGCAGGAACAGCCGGGACGGCGACAGGTGCGCTCGCCGGCCGAGACTCGCCACCGCCGGCATCAAGACGGCGGTGGCCGCGATGTTGTTCATGAACATCGAAAGCACGCCCGCGACCAGCATCACGGCGACGATCAGGGGCACCTCGCGGCTGCCGACGAACCGATGAATCGCACCGCCCACCAGGTCTGCCACCCCCGTCTGCATCAGCCCGGCGCTGACGATGAAGATCGACAGCATCGTGATGACCGCCGAAGATGCGAAGCCGGTGAACGCCTGGTCAACGGCGACGTAGCCCATGAAGACCAGCAGGGTCAGACCGAGGAACGCGGTCAGGTCGATCGGCAGCTTCTCGGTCAGGAACAGGACGACCATGGCCGCCAGGACGACCAGCAGGAAGGCGATCTCGTAGGTCATCGCGACTGCGATCCGGCGGCGCTAGATAACCGTCCAGCCGCCGTCGACGAGCAACGTCTGGCCGGTGACGTAGCTCGACGCGTCGGAGGCCAGGAACACGACCGGGCCGGCCAGTTCCTCGCCGCGGCCGGGCCGGCCCATCGGCGTCTTGCGTCGGATCCAGCGCAGGGCCTGATCCGACGCGAACATTTCCTCGGTCATCTCGGACTCGAACCAGGCGGGGCCGATCGCGTTCACCCGCACCCCTCGCCGCGCCCACTGGGCCGCGAGTTCGCGCGTCATGTTGACGACGCCGCCCTTGGACGCGGTGTAGGAGGCCTGCGGGATCTGGCCGGCACCCACGACGCCGAGCACCGAGGCGACGTTGACGATCGAGCCCGATCCCTGCTCCAGCATCAGGGCGCCGAAGCGGCGGTTGCTGAGGAAGACGCCGGTCAGGTTCACAGCCACGATCCGTTGCCACACGTCGAGCGGTTCCTGCTCGGCCGGGCGGGGATCGGAGATGCCGGCGTTGGCGACCAGCACGTCCACCCGGCCGAAGTGGTCCAGCGCACTCGTCGCGAGCGCGTCGACCTCCTCCTCCCGAGATACGTCGCACGGCACGGCGAGGGCCTTTGCACCGCTGTCCTCGATCTCCGCGGCGAGTTGCTCCAGCCGATCCAGGCGCCGGGCGGAAACGACGACCGAGGCGCCGGCCGAGGCCAGCGCCTCAGCGAAGACGACACCGAGGCCGGACGACGCGCCGGTAACCACCGCCGTCTTGCCGTCGAGTCGAAACAGGTCGTCGGTGGCAGCCATGGACGGCGCCGAGTCTACTCAGGGCGATGAAGAGGCGCGGGGCTTCAGGCGGGGGGATCGAAGCGACCGTCGATCGCGGTCCAGCCGCCGTCGACGAAGAGCACCGCACCCGTCATGTAGCTCGACGCGTCCGAGACCAGGAACGCCGCCGCGTTGCCGATCTCGTCCGCCCTTCCCCACCGGCCCAGCGCCGTCTTCCCGGCGTAGGCCCGGTTCCAGGCCTCGTTCTGCTGAATCGGCTTCGTCAGGGGCGTGTCGACGACCCCCGGCGCCAGGGCGTTGACCCGCACGCCGGCGTGCCCGAGTTCGGCGGCCGCCGTGCGCGCGAGCTGGACGATGCCCGCCTTGGTCGCCGCGTAGACGCCCTGACCCGGCTCGACGACCTGGGAGCGGATCGACGACAGCAGCACGATGCTGCCGCCGCCGTTCGCGGACAGGAGGCCGCCCGCGACCTGGAGCACCGACATCGCGCCCCGGAGATTGAGCGTCACCACGCGATCGAACTCGTCCGGCTGATAGTCGAGCAGGCGCTTGCGGACGTTGACGCCTGGCGTCGCAACGACGCCGCGCAGGTCGGCCAGAGCGCCGAGCGCAGACGTCATCGCTTCGGCATCGAGGACGTCCAGTTCGGCCGCTTCGGCCCGAGCCCCCGCGGCCACGATCCGTTCAGCGGTCGCCCGCGCGGCGACCAAATTCACGTCGAAGCAGGCGACCCGGGCTCCCTGGCGGGCGCAGGCCTCGGCCGCGCCCTCGCCAATGCCGGAGCCGGCGCCGATCACGGCGACCGTGCGGTCCTCCAGACGGAACGGGTTCGTTGACGCCATCACGAGGAACTCAGGGCAGGTCGCGGACGGCGAGAATGCCGGGAAGCGACTCCGCATTCCGCACACTGTTGAGCACCGCGTCGGCGAGCGCCTCGGCCGCGAGCGCGCCGATGCGGCTGACATCCGCCGGCCCTTCAAGGACGCCGGTGGCGATCGCGAACACCGTGTCGCCGTCGCCCGGCGTATGCGAGGGAACGATCGAGCGGGCGAGACCATCGTGGGCCATCTGCGCCATGCGGGTCGCCTCGGCCTGGTTCAGGGTCGCGTTCGTCGCGACCACGGCGATCGTCGTGTTCTCCCGGTTCTCCGCCTCCCGCCGGCTGGCGCGGCGGTCGCGGCCGAGACCGCTCCGCAGCAGCTTGCGGGCGTCGAGCAACTCATCGTTCGGACCGCGCACCCCCGCCACCACCTGACCGGTAGCCGGGTCGATCACGTCGCCCACCGCGTTGACCGCGACGAGAGCCGCGACCACCAGGCCCGCCAACGGTCCCTGCTCCAGCTTGATCGACGCACTGCCGAGGCCGCCCTTCATCCGCGATCCCCGTCCACCCATCTTGCCCACCGTGGCGCCGGCGCCGGCGCCGACGTTGCCCTGGGCCACCGGACCCGTGCTGGCCGCCGCCGCGGCCGTGTAGCCGCATTCGGCGTCCGGCCGCGGCTTGCTGGCGCCGCCCATGCCGAGATCCATGAGCGACGCGGCGACGACGATCGGCACCACGCCGGCCCCGACCCGGTAGCCGACGTCCTGCTCCTCGAGGTAGCGCATCACCCCTCCCGACGCGTCGAGACCGTAGGCGCTGCCGCCGCTCAGGACCACCGCGTGGAGCTCCTGGATCATGTTGTGGGGACTCAGCAGGGCCGTCTCGCGAGTGGCCGGCGCCCCACCCCGGACGTCGACCGCGCCGATCGCGCCATCCAACGCGAGCACGACGGTGCAGCCGGTGGGCCGCTCCTCGTAGGTGAACTGGCCGACTCGCAGCCCCTCGACCGCGGTCAGGCCGGGGTCTTCAGCCAAGCCCGGAGTCCAGGCGCCGAGGGCCAGCGCTCCGAGAGCCGCGATCCGCAATCCACATCGCGCGAACATAGTAGTCTGGCAAGCGTACTACCGGCCCGTAGAACGCAGCCACTGGCGCAGAACCCCGGTCACCGGAAGGCACCGTCCATGACGTCCGTACAGAGCGATTGCGCCCGAGTGGCGTCGGGTCTCGTCGACCGGGTCCTGTCCGAGGCCGCTGTCTGCGGCGAGGAGGCGGCCCACTTCGCGTCGGAGTTGATCCGCGTGCCGTCGGTCAACCCGCCCGGCGATTGCTACCGGGAGTGCGCGGAACTGCTCGGCGTCCGGCTCGAGGCGGGTGGCTTCGAAACGGAGTACATCCGGGGCCCGGGAAACGACCCGAAACGCCCGAAGATCAACGTGCTTGGTCTGCGCCGCGGCCGGCGCACGCGGCCGGCCCTTCACCTCAACGGGCACCTCGATGTCGTGCCGCCGGGAGACGGCTGGACCGTCGACCCGTTCGGCGGCGAGATCAGGGACGGCTGGCTCTACGGCCGCGGCTCGGCGGACATGAAGGCCGGCATCGCCGCGGCCGTGTTCGCCGCGGAAGCGGTCCGCCGCAGCGGCGTCAATCTGCGCGGAACGATCGAGATCAGCGGCACGGTGGACGAGGAGAGCGGCGGGCTGGCGGGCGTCGCTCACCTCGCGGCGATCGGTCGGGTCACCAGCCGAACGACCGACTACGTCATCATCCCCGAACCCTTCAGTCCGACCCGGATCTGCATAGGCCATCGCGGCGTGCTCTGGTTCCGTATCACAGCACGCGGGCGCATCGCCCACGGCTCGATGCCCTTCCTCGGCGTCTCGGCGATCGACGCGGCAGCCGAGGCGGCCCTTGGCCTCAAGGAGGCGATCGGCGACCTCGTCACTGAACTACCCGTGGTGCCGGAAGGAGCTCGCCGGCCGACGATCAACATGAACTCGATCGCCGGCGGCCAAGTCATCGAGGGGCTCGATGCCTCCGCCGCCCTGGACGGTCACGGCCAGGGCCTGCCGTCTCCCTGCGTCGCCGACCAGTGCGAGCTCGTCGTCGACCGGCGCTACCTGATCGAGGAGGGACCTGACGCCGTGCGCGCCGAGGTCCGGGGAGTCCTCGACGCGGTGGAAGCGCGCCGGCCCGGCATTCAGTTCGAAGTCGAGGAGCTGTTGAGCGTCCTTCCGACACACACGCCGAACGACTGCGCCCTGGTCGAATCGCTCGGTCGCGCCATAGAGACTGCGACCGGCGACGCCGCCGATCTGGTGGCGAGCCCCGGCACCTACGATCACAAGCACTTCCAGCGCATCGGCGGCATCGGCCAGTGCGTCGCCTACGGACCGGGCGAACTGGAACAGGCCCACCAGCCGGACGAACGCTGCCTGCTCTCCGACATCACCCGATCGACCCAGGTGATGGCGCTCACGATCGTCGATCTCTTGAGTTAGGGTTACCTACCACGCCGCCGCGATCACTGCGCGGCCGCAACAGCGAACCACACAGCCGGCCCCAAGAGACGGGCCGCCGAGGAACTGCAACCATGACCGTGGCACTCGACGTCGCGACCCCTTCCCGATCCCGTTCCCTGGAGTTGCCTCCGTGCGATCACCGGCCGAGACCCTACGCGGGCGCCACCCGCGAGGAGATCCTCGCCCTGCGCCGGCAGCACGTGAACCCGGCCCTGTTCACCCTCTACAGCGACCCCGTGATGCTGGTGGAGGGTCACCGGCAGTACGTCTGGGACGAAACCGGCCGTCGCTATCTCGATCTGTTCGCCGGCATCTGCACCGTTGCCTGCGGTCATTCGCACCCCAGGATCGTCGCCGCGGTCCAGGAGCAGATGGCGTTGCTGGCGCACGGATCGACCGCCTTCCTCCACCCGAACATGCCGCGCTTCGCCGAGGCATTGCTGGCCAAGCTGCCTCCGAGTCTGGACCGGATCTACTTCGTGAACAGCGGCAGCGAGGCGAACGATCTGGCGATCCAGATGGCCCGGCTTCACACCGGCCACGCCGACGTCATCGGCATCCGCAACGCCTACCACGGCGGCAGCGCGCCGACCGGGGCGCTGACCGGCATTCACACGTGGAAGTCCGGCGTGCAGCGCGGCGGGCCGGTGCACCACGCGCTCAACCCCGACCCCTACCGCAATCCGTTCTCCGGAACGCCCGAACAGATCGCCAGCCGCTCCGCCGAGGACGTGGCCGAACTCATCCGCTACTCCACCCCGGGCCAGGTCGCCGCCTTCATCTCCGAGCCGATCCAGGGAGCCGGAGGCGTGACGATGGGCGCACCGAACTACCTCCCGGAGGTCTACGACATCGTCCGGGCGCACGGCGGCGTCTGCATCGCCGACGAGGTGCAGACCGGCTTCGGCCGGACCGGCGACAACTTCTGGGGCTTCGAGCGCTCCGGCGTCGTCCCCGAGATCGTCACGATGGCGAAGGGCATCGGCAACGGCCTTCCGCTCGCGGCCGTGGCCACCACGTCGGAGATCGCCGCCGCCCTGGCGCAGAGACTCCACATCAACACGTTCGGCGGCAATCCGCTGGTGTCGGCGGCCGGACTCGCGGTCCTTGAAGTGATCGAGGAGGAGGGCCTCCAGCGGAACGCGCTGGCCCTCGGCAGCCGACTGCTCGCCGGACTGCGGGCGCTGGCGCACGACCACGAAGCGATCGGCGATGTCCGCGGCCAGGGCCTGATGATCGGCGTCGAACTGGTCGCCGACCGGAAAGCCAGGACGCCGGGCACCGCCCTGACCGGCCGTGTCCTCGACGAACTCAAGGACCTCGGCGCCCTCGTCGGCAAGGGCGGCCTCTACGGCAATGTGCTCCGGATCAAGCCGCCTCTGGTGCTGACCGACGCCGATGTCGAGTTCGCGCTGGCGGCGATGGATGAGGCGCTGACGCGGGCTGCGAAGTAGAAACAAACGACCCCGCCGGTTTCCCGGCGGGGTCGTAATGCACTAGCGCTTCGGTCAGGACCTACAGCCCGACGACCGAGACGAAGCTGACGCAGCGGCCAGGGGCGCCGCCGAGGTTGTGGGTCAGCCCCACCTTGGGATCGGCGATCTGCCGCTCACCGGCCTCGCCGCGGAGCTGCAGCCACATCTCGTACATCATCCGCAGGCCGGAGGCGCCGATCGGATGGCCGAAGCTCTTCAGGCCGCCGTCCGGGTTGACCGGCTGGTCGCCGTGGAGGTCGAAGCGGCCGTCCATCGTGTCCTTCCAGGCCTGACCGCGCGGTGAGAACCCGAGGTCCTCCATGAGGACGAGCTCCGTCGGCGTGAAGCAGTCGTGGACCTCGGCCATGCTGATCTGCTCCCGCGGATCCTCGATGCCCGCCTGCTCGTACGCGTCCCTGGCGCTCTCGACGACCTCGGGGAACGTGGTGAAGTCGTAGTCCTGCCGCTTCGCGCCCTCGGCCGGACCGGCCACGAACGACAGCGCCTTGATGAAGATCGGGTTGTCGTTGTACTTGTGCGCGTCCTCGGCGCGGCAGATCACCGCGGCGGCAGCGCCGTCGGAGACACCCGAGCAGTCCATGATGCCGAGCATTCCGGCGATCTTGGGCGAGGAGTTGATCTTCTCGACCGGCACCTCTCGCTGGAACTGCGCCTTCTCGTTGCGGGCGCCGTTGTAGTGGTTCTTGTACGCGATCTTGGTGAGCACGTCGCGCATCGTCTCCAGGTCAACGCCGTACTTCTCGGCGTACGCGGGCGCCAGGAGCGAGAAGTTGGCCGGAGCGGTCATGCCGGACTCGGTGCCGTCGCCCGGAGGGGCGCTGCCCGTGAGGCCGGAGAACCCGGAGTCCTTCAGCTTCTCGACGCCGACGGCCATGACCAGGTCGTAGGCGCCGGACGCGACCGCGTAGGCGGCGTTGCGCATCGCCTCGCTGCCGGTGGCGCACATGTTCTCGAGCCGGGTGACCGGCTTGTACTGGATCTTGAGCGGCTCGGAGAGCGTAAGGCCCGAGATGCCGCTGCCCGTCGTGCCCAGCCAGTACGCGTCGACATTGTCCGGCTCGATCCCGGCGGAGCCGTAGGCCTCCTGCACGGCATCGACCAGCAGGTCGCTGGCGCTGCGGTCCCAGTGTTCGCCGAACTTGGTGCAGCCCATGCCGACGATAGCTACGCGATCACAGATTCCCTTACTGGCCATTCGTGCTCCTTGGTCGTTCTTCGGATGGATCCGTGTTTCCTATCGATGTTCAGCGCCTCGGGCGCGCCTTCCAGAAGTAGTTGTGCACGCCTCCCGCAGTGTACAGGCGGCGAAACGTCATTTCCAACTCGTCGCCGATCGCCACCTTGTCCGGGTCGACGTCGGTGAGCTGGCAGAGCATCCTGCCGCCCTTGTCGAAGTCGACCACCGCGCCGATCACGGGAGGTTGCAGCGAGTAGGCGAGACGATCCAGGGTATAGGTGCTGATCCGGCATTCGCTGTCGGCGTACGGCTCGACCGTCGAGTCGTCGGAGGCCTGGCAGACGACGCACACGCGCTGCGGCGGCAGGTTCGTGTTGCCGCAGCGGTTGCAGCGGGAACCCAGGAATCCGAACTTCCAGCGTTCGGCGCGCTGCATCGGCGGCGCCGCGGGCCGGTCGGGATCGGGGCGTCGCGGCGGCTCGAACGGCAGCACGTCGCGCCACTTCAGGTAGGTCGTGTAGGCGAGATCGTCGCGCTTCGACTCCACCCACGAGGCCACGCTGTGTTTCGGACGGCCATCGTCGATCGCCTCGGTGACCTCGAAGACGGCCACGTCGACGCCATCGGCAACGCAGGCGACGGCAATCCTGTCGCCGGCGGAAGCACCATCGAGCGCGCTCGCCAGCGTCAGGCCGGCGTGGGCGGCTCCCGCACGGCCGACCGTGCCCGCCAGACCGTCGGCGAGCTGGGCGGGAGCGAGGCCCGAGGGGCGCATGAAGCCCCGGAAGACGCGGGCGTTCGTGCCGTCGAGCACGACCTTGGCGAGGTCCGAGGCCGCCACGCCGGCGTCGGCCAGGGCGCGGCCGAAGGTCTCGACGAGCAGCGGCGTGAAGATACTGGCGCCGAAGCGCTCCTCCCACTGCTTGGCGAAGGGCATGCCGGGGCTCTGCCAGACGTCGAGCACTTCCTCGGTGCAGGAAGCGCGGCCGATCAGGCGGGCGATCGGTTCGGCGCCGTTGCCGCTCAGGACGAAGGCTGCCGCCGCGTCGCCGCCGCCCGACTCCCGTGGA
Encoded proteins:
- a CDS encoding SLC13 family permease; the encoded protein is MTYEIAFLLVVLAAMVVLFLTEKLPIDLTAFLGLTLLVFMGYVAVDQAFTGFASSAVITMLSIFIVSAGLMQTGVADLVGGAIHRFVGSREVPLIVAVMLVAGVLSMFMNNIAATAVLMPAVASLGRRAHLSPSRLFLPLAFGAILGGTATMVGTPPNILAASMLRDRGLEPFGLFDFTPFGLVLLLGGVAFMLTLGRRLLPGRRTGAVGRRESELADLYGLHEGLFSIRIPAASQLDGATLRETRLGTTLGVQLLGIARGEDWRLAPKDDMRLLAGDELVVQGDAEEVQQMLRLQGVDVGTATTLGTATTGEIGAPEAGVTALRARVPAVSPLAGSTLAETRFREHWRVFVIAVERDGEVHVDRLGDLPLEKGDLLYGLFGGDAPELASDVLEIEETGPAVLHRLDDQPLLVIRVPENSALLASGAGVEWMGRLMELTVVAVERGREVIWGPGPQIRFEAGDQLFVKGRERRLRALLRMGGVELTAGVSAPTFESEEVGMAEATLAPRSRLAGRSLEEIEFRDRYGVQVLAIWREGRPIRSGLAELALRVGDALLLQGRRGRLGLLSRERDLVLLSDVAEEPRRMNKAPFAVGCLALMVGLVVTGLAPIQVAAFASASLIVLCGALTMEEAYRAVEWRAIFLVAAILPVGSAMESSGTAALLASSVMELAGPAGPYAVLAALVLLSSLLSQCLDGAPAVVLLTPVVLEAASGLGLSPYPLMMGVALAASAAFMTPFSHKANLLVMGAGGYRSMDYLRVGTPLTVVLLAVIVWMVPLIFPF
- a CDS encoding glucose 1-dehydrogenase, producing the protein MAATDDLFRLDGKTAVVTGASSGLGVVFAEALASAGASVVVSARRLDRLEQLAAEIEDSGAKALAVPCDVSREEEVDALATSALDHFGRVDVLVANAGISDPRPAEQEPLDVWQRIVAVNLTGVFLSNRRFGALMLEQGSGSIVNVASVLGVVGAGQIPQASYTASKGGVVNMTRELAAQWARRGVRVNAIGPAWFESEMTEEMFASDQALRWIRRKTPMGRPGRGEELAGPVVFLASDASSYVTGQTLLVDGGWTVI
- a CDS encoding SDR family NAD(P)-dependent oxidoreductase — encoded protein: MASTNPFRLEDRTVAVIGAGSGIGEGAAEACARQGARVACFDVNLVAARATAERIVAAGARAEAAELDVLDAEAMTSALGALADLRGVVATPGVNVRKRLLDYQPDEFDRVVTLNLRGAMSVLQVAGGLLSANGGGSIVLLSSIRSQVVEPGQGVYAATKAGIVQLARTAAAELGHAGVRVNALAPGVVDTPLTKPIQQNEAWNRAYAGKTALGRWGRADEIGNAAAFLVSDASSYMTGAVLFVDGGWTAIDGRFDPPA
- a CDS encoding P1 family peptidase gives rise to the protein MAEDPGLTAVEGLRVGQFTYEERPTGCTVVLALDGAIGAVDVRGGAPATRETALLSPHNMIQELHAVVLSGGSAYGLDASGGVMRYLEEQDVGYRVGAGVVPIVVAASLMDLGMGGASKPRPDAECGYTAAAAASTGPVAQGNVGAGAGATVGKMGGRGSRMKGGLGSASIKLEQGPLAGLVVAALVAVNAVGDVIDPATGQVVAGVRGPNDELLDARKLLRSGLGRDRRASRREAENRENTTIAVVATNATLNQAEATRMAQMAHDGLARSIVPSHTPGDGDTVFAIATGVLEGPADVSRIGALAAEALADAVLNSVRNAESLPGILAVRDLP
- a CDS encoding acetylornithine deacetylase/succinyl-diaminopimelate desuccinylase family protein; its protein translation is MTSVQSDCARVASGLVDRVLSEAAVCGEEAAHFASELIRVPSVNPPGDCYRECAELLGVRLEAGGFETEYIRGPGNDPKRPKINVLGLRRGRRTRPALHLNGHLDVVPPGDGWTVDPFGGEIRDGWLYGRGSADMKAGIAAAVFAAEAVRRSGVNLRGTIEISGTVDEESGGLAGVAHLAAIGRVTSRTTDYVIIPEPFSPTRICIGHRGVLWFRITARGRIAHGSMPFLGVSAIDAAAEAALGLKEAIGDLVTELPVVPEGARRPTINMNSIAGGQVIEGLDASAALDGHGQGLPSPCVADQCELVVDRRYLIEEGPDAVRAEVRGVLDAVEARRPGIQFEVEELLSVLPTHTPNDCALVESLGRAIETATGDAADLVASPGTYDHKHFQRIGGIGQCVAYGPGELEQAHQPDERCLLSDITRSTQVMALTIVDLLS
- a CDS encoding aspartate aminotransferase family protein, which codes for MTVALDVATPSRSRSLELPPCDHRPRPYAGATREEILALRRQHVNPALFTLYSDPVMLVEGHRQYVWDETGRRYLDLFAGICTVACGHSHPRIVAAVQEQMALLAHGSTAFLHPNMPRFAEALLAKLPPSLDRIYFVNSGSEANDLAIQMARLHTGHADVIGIRNAYHGGSAPTGALTGIHTWKSGVQRGGPVHHALNPDPYRNPFSGTPEQIASRSAEDVAELIRYSTPGQVAAFISEPIQGAGGVTMGAPNYLPEVYDIVRAHGGVCIADEVQTGFGRTGDNFWGFERSGVVPEIVTMAKGIGNGLPLAAVATTSEIAAALAQRLHINTFGGNPLVSAAGLAVLEVIEEEGLQRNALALGSRLLAGLRALAHDHEAIGDVRGQGLMIGVELVADRKARTPGTALTGRVLDELKDLGALVGKGGLYGNVLRIKPPLVLTDADVEFALAAMDEALTRAAK
- a CDS encoding acetyl-CoA acetyltransferase is translated as MASKGICDRVAIVGMGCTKFGEHWDRSASDLLVDAVQEAYGSAGIEPDNVDAYWLGTTGSGISGLTLSEPLKIQYKPVTRLENMCATGSEAMRNAAYAVASGAYDLVMAVGVEKLKDSGFSGLTGSAPPGDGTESGMTAPANFSLLAPAYAEKYGVDLETMRDVLTKIAYKNHYNGARNEKAQFQREVPVEKINSSPKIAGMLGIMDCSGVSDGAAAAVICRAEDAHKYNDNPIFIKALSFVAGPAEGAKRQDYDFTTFPEVVESARDAYEQAGIEDPREQISMAEVHDCFTPTELVLMEDLGFSPRGQAWKDTMDGRFDLHGDQPVNPDGGLKSFGHPIGASGLRMMYEMWLQLRGEAGERQIADPKVGLTHNLGGAPGRCVSFVSVVGL
- a CDS encoding OB-fold domain-containing protein, with amino-acid sequence MSGIVRYGSYVPFNRIQRSAMGFGRGERAAASYDEDSASMAVEASREALRDLPDGAAVDTVVFASTSAPYTEKLNAATLQAATNLSKSVTALDFGGSSRAGLSALLAGLDMASGGRTVLVAASDVVVGAPSGPRESGGGDAAAAFVLSGNGAEPIARLIGRASCTEEVLDVWQSPGMPFAKQWEERFGASIFTPLLVETFGRALADAGVAASDLAKVVLDGTNARVFRGFMRPSGLAPAQLADGLAGTVGRAGAAHAGLTLASALDGASAGDRIAVACVADGVDVAVFEVTEAIDDGRPKHSVASWVESKRDDLAYTTYLKWRDVLPFEPPRRPDPDRPAAPPMQRAERWKFGFLGSRCNRCGNTNLPPQRVCVVCQASDDSTVEPYADSECRISTYTLDRLAYSLQPPVIGAVVDFDKGGRMLCQLTDVDPDKVAIGDELEMTFRRLYTAGGVHNYFWKARPRR